One stretch of Rosistilla oblonga DNA includes these proteins:
- a CDS encoding 4a-hydroxytetrahydrobiopterin dehydratase, whose protein sequence is MDISSMDQLAKKKCKPCEGGVDPCSAAEAQDQLQNLPGWQLSDDGKWIRKQWNVKHFVQGMEFLNRVAEVAEQDGHHPDVHLIGYRKVNIELSTHAIGGLSENDFILAAKIDQVAP, encoded by the coding sequence ATGGATATCAGTTCAATGGATCAATTGGCGAAGAAAAAATGCAAGCCGTGCGAGGGGGGAGTGGACCCTTGTTCGGCGGCCGAAGCCCAGGACCAGCTGCAAAACCTTCCGGGCTGGCAGCTGTCCGACGATGGGAAATGGATTCGCAAGCAGTGGAATGTGAAGCACTTTGTGCAGGGGATGGAGTTCCTGAACCGCGTGGCGGAAGTGGCCGAGCAGGACGGGCACCATCCCGACGTCCACCTGATCGGCTACCGAAAGGTCAACATCGAACTGAGCACCCACGCGATCGGCGGGCTGAGCGAAAACGATTTCATCCTGGCGGCGAAGATCGATCAGGTCGCCCCATAA
- the trxA gene encoding thioredoxin — MAGNVAEFTDQNFDTEVLQSDAPVLVDFWAPWCGPCRQIAPMIEELAGENPDLKIGKVNIDENPGAAQKYGVSSIPTILVFKNGEISESFVGVRPKGSLQAALDTAKA; from the coding sequence ATGGCTGGAAACGTAGCCGAATTCACCGATCAAAATTTCGACACCGAAGTGCTCCAGTCGGACGCGCCTGTTCTGGTCGATTTCTGGGCGCCTTGGTGCGGTCCCTGCCGTCAGATCGCGCCGATGATCGAAGAACTGGCTGGTGAAAACCCCGATCTGAAAATCGGTAAGGTCAACATCGACGAAAACCCCGGCGCTGCACAGAAGTACGGCGTCAGCAGCATCCCGACCATCTTGGTCTTCAAGAATGGTGAGATCTCCGAAAGCTTCGTCGGCGTTCGCCCGAAGGGTTCGCTGCAAGCGGCACTGGATACCGCCAAGGCGTAA
- a CDS encoding right-handed parallel beta-helix repeat-containing protein → MISTPAFPSLLSFRSAPFSTSLRVAILALLCLPNFSAAQDNPADKLISEGRLLLPAGTLEIDQPLEIDLSKTGPLHIVGQGHSRIVMNGPGPAIRITGTLKGTAAPKTIKPQVFEKENAPLIAGFEIIGNHPEADGIELVGVMQPTIRDLTIRKSRHAIRLTSRNRNLIVSDCHLYENSGAGVYFDHVSLHQANIVGSHISYNAAGGVVIRGGDVRNVHISGCDIEANMGTPDAPAAANVLLDSEEGSIGEVAITGCTIQHTHHGKDSANIWIDLQSNRQKFTEELRHGNVTISGNILSDVQHNIYVQNTRGVAITGNTIWKGYDRNILLKNCEAVVVSGNTFDRNPRYGYGDASDAKLGIRLTQCSGCLLVANAINGVGDVDGAIELHRCSQIVVSQSTIRGFPKAGVLLDECVQSIVNNCIVTEENAAAEAIRQLGGEGNRIVENMVIETP, encoded by the coding sequence GTGATCTCAACTCCCGCCTTCCCCTCCCTCCTTTCGTTCCGCTCCGCACCGTTTTCTACCTCGCTGCGTGTTGCGATTCTCGCCCTCCTTTGCCTGCCCAATTTCTCTGCGGCACAGGACAACCCCGCCGATAAACTGATCTCTGAAGGTCGCTTGCTGTTGCCAGCTGGAACGCTGGAGATCGACCAACCGCTGGAGATCGATCTGTCGAAGACGGGGCCGCTGCATATCGTTGGCCAAGGTCATTCGCGGATCGTGATGAATGGCCCAGGCCCCGCAATCCGGATCACTGGGACACTCAAAGGAACCGCCGCCCCGAAAACGATCAAGCCGCAGGTCTTTGAAAAAGAGAACGCACCGCTGATCGCCGGTTTCGAAATCATCGGCAATCACCCCGAAGCCGACGGGATCGAACTGGTCGGCGTGATGCAGCCAACGATCCGCGATCTGACGATTCGCAAATCGCGGCACGCGATCCGATTGACATCGCGGAACCGCAATCTGATCGTCAGCGATTGCCACCTGTATGAAAACAGCGGCGCCGGCGTCTACTTCGACCACGTCAGTTTGCACCAAGCCAACATCGTCGGTTCGCACATCAGTTACAACGCTGCGGGAGGCGTCGTGATCCGCGGCGGCGATGTCCGCAACGTCCACATCTCCGGCTGCGACATCGAAGCGAACATGGGGACTCCCGACGCTCCGGCGGCCGCCAACGTGCTGCTGGATTCCGAAGAGGGAAGCATCGGCGAGGTGGCGATCACTGGCTGTACGATCCAACACACCCACCACGGCAAGGATTCGGCCAACATCTGGATCGACCTGCAAAGCAACCGGCAGAAGTTCACCGAAGAACTGCGGCACGGCAACGTCACGATCTCCGGTAACATCCTGTCCGACGTCCAGCACAATATCTACGTCCAGAACACCCGCGGCGTGGCGATCACCGGCAACACGATCTGGAAGGGATACGACCGCAACATCCTGCTGAAAAACTGCGAAGCGGTTGTCGTCTCTGGGAACACCTTCGACCGCAACCCGCGATACGGTTACGGCGATGCCTCCGACGCCAAACTTGGCATCCGGCTGACCCAGTGCAGCGGATGCCTGCTGGTCGCCAACGCGATCAATGGCGTGGGCGATGTCGATGGAGCGATCGAACTGCACCGCTGCAGCCAGATTGTCGTCAGTCAATCGACGATCCGCGGCTTCCCGAAAGCGGGGGTCCTGTTGGACGAATGCGTCCAATCGATCGTTAACAACTGTATCGTCACCGAAGAAAATGCAGCCGCCGAAGCGATTCGCCAGCTGGGTGGCGAGGGGAATCGGATCGTGGAAAACATGGTCATCGAGACCCCCTGA
- the hisA gene encoding 1-(5-phosphoribosyl)-5-[(5-phosphoribosylamino)methylideneamino]imidazole-4-carboxamide isomerase yields MEIWPAIDLRGGKCVRLKQGDYARETVFSDEPATMARQWVSRGAQFLHLVDLDAARGAPIPENRQAIADILHAVDVPCQLGGGVRDDAAIDDLFGLGLSRLIVGSAALKQPDWFARMCDRYPKRLAAGIDARDGMVATDGWLETSQRSAVDLAKDLRSKTENIAAIIYTDIAKDGMLSGPNLEALAEMRAATDIPVIASGGVTTVEDVRQLTAQNTHACIIGRALYDGCLDLPAALAAVTEVLQASGGDSTNA; encoded by the coding sequence GTGGAGATTTGGCCAGCGATTGATTTGCGTGGTGGCAAATGCGTTCGTTTGAAACAGGGTGATTACGCCCGCGAGACCGTCTTCAGCGACGAGCCGGCCACGATGGCGCGGCAGTGGGTCAGCCGAGGCGCCCAGTTCCTGCACCTGGTCGATCTGGACGCCGCTCGCGGCGCACCGATCCCCGAAAACCGGCAAGCGATCGCCGACATCCTGCACGCTGTCGATGTTCCCTGCCAATTGGGCGGCGGCGTTCGCGATGACGCAGCGATCGACGACCTGTTTGGTCTCGGACTGTCGCGTCTGATCGTCGGCAGTGCGGCGCTGAAGCAGCCCGATTGGTTCGCGCGGATGTGCGATCGTTATCCAAAACGACTGGCCGCTGGGATCGATGCCCGCGACGGCATGGTCGCTACCGATGGCTGGTTGGAAACAAGCCAACGATCGGCTGTCGATCTGGCGAAGGATCTTCGCAGTAAGACCGAAAACATCGCGGCGATCATCTACACCGACATCGCCAAAGACGGCATGTTGTCGGGCCCCAACCTGGAAGCTCTGGCGGAGATGCGTGCCGCGACCGACATCCCCGTGATCGCCAGCGGTGGCGTGACGACTGTCGAAGACGTTCGTCAACTGACGGCGCAAAACACGCACGCCTGCATCATCGGCCGCGCTCTCTACGATGGCTGCTTGGATCTGCCGGCGGCTCTGGCCGCTGTTACGGAAGTTCTGCAAGCATCCGGCGGCGACTCTACAAACGCCTAA